CGCGGAATACCTGTTGATATGCACGAGACCGAAAAGGTCTCTGCCGCAGAAGTGGTCATGACAAAGCTTCATGCCGGCGGAAAGTTCGAGCATAGCGCCTATAAAGTTTCCGGAGGTCTCCATGGCGTCGGCGCCTCGGTAGTTAATGCCCTTTCTGAAAAGTATCACCTTGAGATAAGACGCGACGGAAAACTTTACGAACAGTCATATAAGAGGGGAACCCCCACGGGTCCGCTCAAAGCCGTCGGGAAGGCCGATCGGACAGGGACCAAGGCGACGTTCAAGCCCGACGTAGAGATATTTGAAATAACCGAATATAATTTCGATACCCTTTCACAAAGATTGAGAGAAGTAGCGTTCCTGAATAAGGGCATCAAGATCTCTATCACGGATGAAAGAAGCGAGAAGAAACACGATTTCTGTTATGATGGCGGCATTAAAAGTTTCGTTGAACACTTGAACCAGAAAAAGACACCGCTTCACAACGATGTCATATATTTTGAATCGGAAAAAGAGGACGTTGTCGTTGAAATAGCTCTCCAGTGGAACGATGGTTACAACGAGATAATCTTTTCCTTTGCCAACAATATCAATACTCACGACGGCGGAACGCATCTTGTGGGTTTTAAATCGGCCCTAACGCGCGCCGCGAACCAGTTTGCCAATTCAAGCGATCTTTTAAAGAAGGTAACGCAACCGCCATCCGGCGAAGATATTCGCGAAGGGTTGACCGCGGTCGTTTCAGTTAAATTACCAAACCCTCAGTTCGAAGGACAGACAAAGGGAAAGCTCGGCAACTCCGAGATAGAAGGAGTTGTAAAACAGGTCGTTTACGAAAAACTTCTGGACTATTTCGAACGTAACAGCGGTATCACAAAAAGAATACTTTCAAAGGCCATAGACGCCGCCCGCGCACGCGAGGCTTCGCGCAAGGCCAGAGACCTTGTAAGAAGAAAATCGGCGCTGGAGGTAGGCGCGCTTCCCGGAAAACTTGCAGACTGTCAGGAGAAGGACCCTGCATTATCGGAACTTTATATAGTTGAAGGAGACAGCGCCGGGGGAAGCGCCAAGCAGGGGCGCGATCGCAGAAATCAGGCCATCCTCCCTCTCAAAGGAAAGATACTAAACGTTGAAAAGGCGCGATTCGACAAGATGCTCAACAACGAAGAGATCCGCACGATGATAACCGCTCTCGGGGTCTCTGTAGGCGAAGAATCGGAGCGGAACATTTCCAAGCTTCGTTATCACAGCATCATAATAATGACAGATGCCGACGTCGACGGCTCACATATCAGAACGCTCTTGCTGACATTCTTCTATCGTCAGATGCCGCAGATCATCGCAGACGGCCATCTCTTTATCGCCCAACCCCCTCTTTACAGGGTGAAGCGGGGAAAAGAAGAGAAGTACCTGAAAGATGATGCGCTACTCGAAGATTATCTGATCAAGCTTGGAGTAGACGGCGTTAAAGTAAAATCAAAAACCAAAGAACTTTCGGGAAAGACCCTTGGGAAGTTGGTCAAACAGCTCATTAAGTACGATAATATCTTGGATGTCGTTAAGAGAAGGCGCGACAGCAGGATAGTCGACGTTCTTGTCACGGCAAGCAACATTACTCCCGAGATTCTGGAAAAACCAAAGAAAATAGACGAAGAGCTGGATAAGATAGCAGAACATTTAAACATGATATTCCCCGATATCGGAGACTTTACGGTCGACGTTGCGGAAGATCTAGAACACGAAAGCCACAAGATAATATACAAGTCGCTCATGCACGGATTCCAGAGAGAGACGGTCATTGACACCGACTTCCTGGAATCGGCCGAGGTGAGCGAGCTGAGAAAGCTTCGGGAGTCCTTTAAAGAAGCCGGTGCGGCGCCGTTTGTGATCGAAAAGGACGGTAAAAAGACAGACACAAAACTTTTAAGACCGATAAGAGAGTTCGTGCTTAAAGAAGGAAAAGAGGGACACATGATCCAGCGCTATAAAGGTCTTGGAGAGATGAATCCCGACCAGCTTTGGGGAACGACGATGAACCCGGAATCAAGGACTCTTTTGCAAGTGACTGTGGAAGATGCCGTAGAGGCGGACAATATATTTACGATACTTATGGGTGATCAGGTTGAGCCGAGGAGAGATTTTATAGAAAAGAACGCCCTTAATGTCAGGAATTTAGACATATAACAGGTGCGTTGCCCTGTAAGAGGGAAGGGCAAAAAGCGCCAAAGGAGGTAAGTAATGCTTAC
This genomic window from Deltaproteobacteria bacterium CG11_big_fil_rev_8_21_14_0_20_49_13 contains:
- the gyrB gene encoding DNA topoisomerase (ATP-hydrolyzing) subunit B, yielding MAKKEEKYEITSDTAVKKGHSYDASSIKVLEGLDAVRKRPAMYIGSTGVAGLHHLVYELVDNSIDEALAGYCDKVDITIHIDNSVTVEDNGRGIPVDMHETEKVSAAEVVMTKLHAGGKFEHSAYKVSGGLHGVGASVVNALSEKYHLEIRRDGKLYEQSYKRGTPTGPLKAVGKADRTGTKATFKPDVEIFEITEYNFDTLSQRLREVAFLNKGIKISITDERSEKKHDFCYDGGIKSFVEHLNQKKTPLHNDVIYFESEKEDVVVEIALQWNDGYNEIIFSFANNINTHDGGTHLVGFKSALTRAANQFANSSDLLKKVTQPPSGEDIREGLTAVVSVKLPNPQFEGQTKGKLGNSEIEGVVKQVVYEKLLDYFERNSGITKRILSKAIDAARAREASRKARDLVRRKSALEVGALPGKLADCQEKDPALSELYIVEGDSAGGSAKQGRDRRNQAILPLKGKILNVEKARFDKMLNNEEIRTMITALGVSVGEESERNISKLRYHSIIIMTDADVDGSHIRTLLLTFFYRQMPQIIADGHLFIAQPPLYRVKRGKEEKYLKDDALLEDYLIKLGVDGVKVKSKTKELSGKTLGKLVKQLIKYDNILDVVKRRRDSRIVDVLVTASNITPEILEKPKKIDEELDKIAEHLNMIFPDIGDFTVDVAEDLEHESHKIIYKSLMHGFQRETVIDTDFLESAEVSELRKLRESFKEAGAAPFVIEKDGKKTDTKLLRPIREFVLKEGKEGHMIQRYKGLGEMNPDQLWGTTMNPESRTLLQVTVEDAVEADNIFTILMGDQVEPRRDFIEKNALNVRNLDI